CGGTGGCGAAAAGCTCCAGCGGCCCTTCGCGCAGACACACGCTGCCGGCCACATCGACGTAACCTTCCTTGAGGTTCACATCGACGAACGGCATCGACACGGGCTTGACCGCCGCCGCCGCCGGCGCTTCGGGCGCCTTGGCGTCGTCGGCCTGCGCCGCCGGCTGCTGACAGCCGGCCATCGCGACCGACACGATGCCCAGCACGATCATCATCGATTGGCCACGCAGCATGAAGCGCTCCTTCGGTTCAACGGATCAGGGCAGGACCTTGACGCGGATGTTCCTGATGTGCGTTTCGGAGCCGGGGTCGTGGGCCTGAATGGCGAACGTGCCGCTGGAAAGCAGGCGCTGCTCCATGCCCTTGGGCCGCTCCGGATGGTCCGGCTCGGTGTAGTCGACGGTCGTCTTGCCGTTGATCATGAGAATGATGCGCTTGCCTTCGACGCGGATGGTGTAGTCGAACCACTCGTCGTCCTTGGCGGGGGAATTGTCCATCACGTCCTGCACGGCGTAGAGTCCGCCGGTCTTCTTGCGGTCCGCGTGCGTGTTGTTGACCTGTGCTTCGTAGCCCTTGGCGGGCCAGCCGTCTTCCTGGTACTCGGTGTGGAAGTACAGGCCCGAGTTGGAATGCGGCTTGGTCATGACCTGACAGCGGAACTCGAAGTTCTTGAAGTTGTGATCGGCGACGTCGCCCACATAGAACAGATGCGCCCGCGGCCCGTGCGCGACGATCTGGCCGTCGGCGACCGAGAACGAGCTGGCGTTGTTGCCGACCTTCCAACCGTCGAGCGTCTTGCCGTCGAAAAGACTCACGAAGCCGCTTTCGTCCTCGGCGTGAGCCAGCGAGCAGCCGGCGAGCAAGGCGACGAACATCAAAGTGGCCAGTCGTTGCATGGTGCGTCTCCAAAGGGGTGATGCACCATGATAGCACGCGCCCGGCGTTACAGGAATTGCCACTGGCCCCAGAGAATCGCGTACGCCCACAGCAGCGCGTTGGTGATCGCATGCGACCAGATCGCCGGGCCCAGCCCGTACCGACGCCCCTTGCGGTTCGTCAGCCAGAGCACCCACGCCCACATCACCGCGCACGCGATCGTGCCCGGCCAGTCGCGGCGCGCGTGACTCACCACGCACCAGAGCAGCCCCACGAACAGCACGTTGAACACGCTCAATTCGCCCACGTGATGCGCCTCGAATTCCCGCCGCATCGGACGCGGGTATTGCTCCGCCCAATGCACCATGCTCGATTCGGAAATCATCGGCCCGATGATCGGCAGGTCGTGCAGCAGATCGATCGCCGAAGCGAGCGTCGGACGCCAGTTGACCATGCTGCGCATCAGTGCCGAGCGGATGAACACCTCTTCGAACATCGGCACGACGATCGCCATCGCCGCCAGATGCATCGACAGCGACACCGCGCCCAGCGCGGGCCCCATCTCGCGATACACATCCGTCCCCGGATCGTCGAACCAACCCGGAAACAGCGCGATCATTCCCTGCCCCAGCGCGACCCATGCCGCCACGCCCCCGACGCCGCCCACGATCGCGCTCCAGTGAAAACGCCAGTTGATCTCCGGCATCAGGCCCCGGTAACGCCAGAGCATCCATGACACCATCGCCATCTGCGCCGCCACGAGAATCGGATACGTCAGCGGATGCATCGCCCGCGCCGGGATGATCAGGTACAGCATCGCCACCCAGACCACGAACGGCAGCACCCGCGGGTGCCACGGATGTTCGTGCATCCACTGGTCCAGACGCATCAGCGGCGTGGACTGCGCCTCGGCCTCGCGCCGGGCGGCCTGTTTCTGAGATGGATCGATCGCGCTCACTGCTTTACATTCGACCGTTTGGCGGCGTGTCGTTATTGGCGACCGTCACTACCATCGCTTCCACGCGCGCCGCCGACCGACGCCGCCACCAGCGCACGATCGCCCGAATGGCGAAAAACAGCACGACGCAGACCAGAATCGCCGCGATGATCGGGATGACGATCGCCATGATGCTCATGACGACCGCCCCGCCGTTTTCCCCCGTGGCGACGATCGGATTGCCCAGTCCGCCGGTCGTGGCGGTCGATAACGCGCGGGTCGTGACGGTGGCGACCTGCACCGCCCCCGCCGTACCGCCGCCGGCGACCGTCGCCAGGCCCCATTTGACCATGGGTCCCATATCCGGCAGGACCGCCGCCGTCGCCAACGTGCCGGCGACCAGGGCGGCGGGCGTGGCGATCGTGTCCATCAGATGATCGAACCACGGAATGTAGAACGCCGCGACTTCCGCCGTCGTCGCCACGCCCAGCGCCAGAATCGCGCCGTCGCTGGTGACCCATTCAAAGCCCGGCGACGGCGTCAGATGCCCCCACCGCGCCCCGATTGCCATCGACAAGAGCGGAATAAACACGCGGAACCCGCACGCCGCGCTGAGTCCGATACCGATGCACAGGCCCATCAGAATGTGTGGCAATTCCATAAATCACCATCCCTCGAAAGCTCCCCCGCTCCCCAGTTTAGCGAGGCCGCTGCTTTACGGTGAGCTTGTCGAACCGGCGGCCTGCCTCCCCCGCGGACGCTCATTCTACCATACATCCCTCTGGCGCGACTGTATCGAATAAACCGCCCTGGCAAACAAGCCGATAAGGCGAAGGACAGAGATCAGCATCAGGCGACCGCCCGCTCCTCCGTTTAGCGACGCCGCTCGCGGCGTGCTTCCGCCTGATACCTCCGCCGTCAGAGAGAGCATTATGACATCGAGTTCCCCATCCGATCCCCCCCCGCCCGGCGACGCGCTGGACGCGATGCGCCGGCAGTTCGATGCCTTCGTCGAGTCGCAGCAGCAGGTCGCCGAGCGCGCCATGATCGAAGCCCGCCGCGCGGTCGAAGCCGAGTTCGCCGCCGAGCGTCAAAAGCTCGACCAGCTCAAGGCCGACCTCGACGCCGAGCGCGCCAAGGTCGCCCTCGCCGCCCGCAAGGCCCAGGAGGAGCGTCATTCGTATGACCATCGCATGATGCAGCTCACTTCGCAGCGCCTGGGCCTCGAAGCACAGGCCGCGGAGATCGAGCAGCGCGAGGAGAAGCTGCGCGCCAAGGCGGCCGAACAGGCCCAGCGCATCAAGCAGCTCAATGAACAGGCGACGAAGATCAACGACGCCAAATCGCGCTACGCCGAGCGGAACGCACAGCTTGAAAAGGCGCTCGCCGAACTGTCGGACCGCGAGGACCAGTTCGCCCGCCGCAGCAAGCGGACCGTCGGCTGGCTGCGCCGCCGACGGATCAAATTCGAAAAAGAAGCGTCGCAGCGGGCACAACTGCTCAATGAACGCGCCCATGAGTATGAAACCGTGCGTCAGCATCTGCGCCGCCGCCGCAAGCGCCTCAAGCTCTCGCGGCAGTTGATGCGCGAGCGCTCGCGCGAGGTGCGCCAGCAGCACGCCTCCGTCGAGCCGCTGCGACAGGCGGCCCAGTCGATCGTGACGCAGCGGCAGTCGCTGCGCGAAGTGCAGATGAAGCTGGCCGAAGCCGAGCAGAAAATGATTCACCGCTGGGCGCAGCACCGCGGCGTCCCCGCCACGCTCGCCGCCTCGATCTGCCTCGTCCTCCTCATGGCAGGCAGCTACTTCGTCTCCGACAAGCTCGCGTCACAGACGTGGGTCGCCGATGCGCTCGTCGAGAACACCGATAGCGCCCTCGCCGCCCGACCCGACTGGGTCGATCAGCAACGCGTCCTGCTCACCAGCACCAACGCTGTCAATCGGGCCGCCAACGCCATCCGCATGAACGGCTACACCGGCGCCGCCCAACCCGAATATCTCCAGCAACGCCTGGGCGAAGGCCTGACGCTTTACGCCAAAGGCCCCGGTCGGCTTCAGATCGAACTGACCGGCTCCAACCGCCGCGAGCTTCAGCCCATTCTCGGCGCCCTCGTCGAGGCCTACACCGCACTCGCGCAGAACAGCGCCGTCACCGGCTCGTCGATCAACACGCTCACCGTCGTCCGACCCGCCACGCTCGACCCCGCGCCGCTTTCGTCCAACCGCCTGACCATCGCCAGTGCGATGTTCTTCTCGGGCATCGCGGCCCTGATGGCGATCTTCCTGTTCGTCCGCCGCTCGCTCATCAGTCTTCAGCACGTGCACATGATCGATGACCCCGACACGCACATCGACTCGGAAATCTGGAAGCGCAACGTCGAACTCATCAACCGCGCGATTGCGCCCGGTGACGACGACGGTCCGGTGATCATCAAAGACGCGGACGACCCGCCGGGAAAACAGTGGGCGGCGGAACTTCAGCGCTTCAAGCCCGCCGCCTGACGCTGGCGCATCGCTTCAAAAAGCACCACTGCCGCGCTGACCGAGACGTTGAGCGAATCGACCAGTCCGCGCATGGGGATTGAGATCGCCACATCCGCCGCGTCGCGCCATGTCTTGTCGAGCCCCTCCGCCTCCGCGCCCAGCACGATCGCTCGACGGCCCGTCCATTCCACGTCCGTATAGCTGGCCGCACCCTCCGGCGTCATCGCCATGATCGGCACCGATGAGCGTTTCAGATATTCAATGAGCGTCGCGCGGTCCGCACTGACGATCGGCAGCGTGAACACCGCGCCTGTGCTGGCGCGGATCGTGTTCGGATTGAACCAGTCAAAGTCGCATTGATCGACGATGACCGCGCTCGCCCCCGCCGCGTCCGCCGACCGAAGAATCGCCCCGATATTGCCCGGCTTCTCCAGCGCGCTGAGCACCAGCACCAACCCCTCCAGTGGCGCTTTACCCAGCGGGATCGTCCGCGACCGCATCACGGCGACGAACCCCTCCGGGTTCTGGCGATAGGCGATCTTCCGAAGCACCGGCTCGTTTACATACGTGACCGCACCGTCCATGTGCTCGCTGAACAGCGGCGGACACACATAGGCCTCCACCAGTTCAAAGCCCACGCCCAGCGCGCGATCCAACTCACGTTTCGATTCGATGCAGAACACGCCGTCGTGCTTCCGCTGCGACGAATGCGTCTGCAGCCGCACAAGATGTTTGACCCGCGGGTTGGAAAGACTGGTGAGCATGGGAAATTCAGCGTGAAGACACACAGACGCGGAGGCACGCAGGAAGACGATTAGTCAGGATTACAGGATGGACAGGATGAAGTTGAAAACCAGTGTCCTGATCTTGTCCATCCTGTAATCCTGTCAGCTTCCTCATGCCCTTCTCCACATGGCCGTGTCTTCGTGTCTCTGTGTTAAGCGCCTTTACCCGAACGGCGAAAACTCGACGAAGCCGAAGAGAATGTTGTACAGGTCGTTGGCGAATTTGGCGAGGAAGAAGTTGAGGATGATGATGGTGACGAAGCTGGTGACGAAGGCGTCGGTGGTGGCGCGGCCGACGCCCTGCGCGCCGGCGGTGCAGAAAAAGCCCTTGTAGCAGCAGATGAGTCCGATGGACATGCCGAAGAAGATGCTCTTGACGAGGCCGGTGTTGATATCCCAGAGCGAGACGAATCGGCCGGCGTTGACCCAGTATTCGTGATTGGTCACGCCGAACGATCCGACGACGATGCCCCAGCTTCCCAGGACGCCGAGCAGGTCGCTGAAGATGGTCATGATGGGGATCATGATGACGCAGGCGATGACGCGCGGGACGACGAGGTATCCGACAGGCGCGGCGCCCATGACGCGCAGGGCGTCGATCTGTTCGGTGACGGCCATGGTGCCCAGTTCCGCGGCGAACGCTCCGCCGACGCGGCCGGCAAGCATGACGGCGGCGAGCACGGGGCCCAGGTGTTTGACGACCGTGATGCCGGTGATGCCGCCGAGCTGGGTTTCCTGCCCGATGAGCCGGAACTGGTTGTAGAGCTCGACCGCCAGCACCATGCCGATGAACGCGCCGGTGAGGGCGACGACGGGGATGCTCCGCGTGCCGACCTCATAAAACTGCGGCCAGACGAGCTTCCATCGCCGCCGATTGCCCGCATCACGAAAGAGCCACATCACCGTCTGCACGCAGAAGATCACGAAGCGACCGAACCCGGCGAGGGTGTTCGTCAACTTGGCGCCGACCCGTTCGATGCGCGAAAGAATCATGATGCGGACAGTGTACACGGGAAGGGCATCGAAGGCAGTCCCACGCTTAAAAAGCGTGGGCTTCATCTAAAACGGCGGTAAATTTCTTGACACCCCGCGGACCGCGCGATAAAAACAAAGCGTTGTTCATTTTCATGTGTGCCGACCACCTGAGGCCGATCACCGTCAGGAGTCACCATGGGTTTGCGTGAAAACATCTTGCGGGATCCGATCAGCGAATTGACGCTTCGGCCGGTCGTCGCGATGCCGCGCTCGGCGACGGTGCGGCAGACGATCGAAGCGATGAAGCGCCAAGGGATCGGGGCCGCCATCATTGTCGATTCGGACGGGCGCGCGGCGGGCATGTTCAACGAAAAGCTGCTCATCCGCCTGCTGCTCGAATCGCCCGGATCGCTCGATGAGCCGGTCGAGAAGCACATGACGCCCCGGCTGGTGACGGTGCGCGAGAGCGACTCGATCGCCAAACTGCTGGCGATCATGCAGGAGTTCAGTCTGCGCTGGGTGTGCATCATCGACGAGCAGGGCCGGCCCACCGCCCTGACCGGCCTGCGCGGGCTCATCGAATACGTCGTCGATTACTTCCCGCGTCAGGTCAAGGTGCAGCCCATCGACAAGAACCATGTGTCCATGCGGACGCGGGAGGGCGCCTGATGACCAAGCGACACCGCACGCCGCCGCACACGGGCGAGTTCAACGATCCGTTGAGCAATTACGATCCGCTCGACTACACGGACGCGCTGGAGAAATCGCTGTGTGAGGACCCGGCGACGGCGATCGAGTCGACGCCGTTCGGGCATGTGACGCCGACGACGAGCGTGCGCGAGACGCTGCGGATGATGCTTGAGCGGGACGCGGCGTGCATGGTGGTGGTGTCGAGCGGGAAGCCGGTCGGCATCGTGTCGGAGCGCGATGTATTGATGCGCATCGCGGACCGGTACGACGAATTGGCGGACGCGCCGGTGAGCCGGGTGATGACGCCGGACCCGGTCGTGGTGAACGTCACCGACAGCCCGGCCCGGGTGCTCAATCAGATGGGCAGCGGGATGTTCCGCCATCTGCCCGTCGTCGACGTCGACGGCCGGCTGATCGGCGTCATCGGCGCCCGCCGCGTCACGGCGTATTTACAGAAGCATTTTGCAAACGAAGCTGCGAAGTAGTACGCAGCAATTGCGCGATCCGCGCCGCATGCGCGTGTAACCCCCGCCTTGTTATCGGCGTCTATAAGCACAACTGAATCGGCGCGCCGGTGTGGTGCGGCGGAGATTTGGCATTGCCTTAAGCCGCCGTTATCATTCACCGACAATATCAGCGACGCCACGCACTCTTTGGGACGGACGGAACCGCACCATGACACATCCGCTTCAATCGATCGACCCCGCTTATCAGCCCCACCTGATGCCGCCGATGGGACCCGGCGGCATGCAGCGCTACCGCGAGATGACGATCGACGAGCTGCTGCTCGAAAATCGCGTCGTCTTCCTCGTCGGCGAGATCAATCACATCAGCGCGACGAATGTAATCATGCGGCTTCTTTACCTGGCGAACCTCAAGAAGGACCAGGACATCAATCTCTACATCAACTCGCCCGGCGGCAGCGTCGACGACACGATGGCGATCTACGACACGATCAAGTTCCTGCCCTGCGATG
The nucleotide sequence above comes from Planctomycetota bacterium. Encoded proteins:
- a CDS encoding DUF1080 domain-containing protein, whose translation is MQRLATLMFVALLAGCSLAHAEDESGFVSLFDGKTLDGWKVGNNASSFSVADGQIVAHGPRAHLFYVGDVADHNFKNFEFRCQVMTKPHSNSGLYFHTEYQEDGWPAKGYEAQVNNTHADRKKTGGLYAVQDVMDNSPAKDDEWFDYTIRVEGKRIILMINGKTTVDYTEPDHPERPKGMEQRLLSSGTFAIQAHDPGSETHIRNIRVKVLP
- a CDS encoding CBS domain-containing protein codes for the protein MTKRHRTPPHTGEFNDPLSNYDPLDYTDALEKSLCEDPATAIESTPFGHVTPTTSVRETLRMMLERDAACMVVVSSGKPVGIVSERDVLMRIADRYDELADAPVSRVMTPDPVVVNVTDSPARVLNQMGSGMFRHLPVVDVDGRLIGVIGARRVTAYLQKHFANEAAK
- a CDS encoding RNA methyltransferase; the encoded protein is MLTSLSNPRVKHLVRLQTHSSQRKHDGVFCIESKRELDRALGVGFELVEAYVCPPLFSEHMDGAVTYVNEPVLRKIAYRQNPEGFVAVMRSRTIPLGKAPLEGLVLVLSALEKPGNIGAILRSADAAGASAVIVDQCDFDWFNPNTIRASTGAVFTLPIVSADRATLIEYLKRSSVPIMAMTPEGAASYTDVEWTGRRAIVLGAEAEGLDKTWRDAADVAISIPMRGLVDSLNVSVSAAVVLFEAMRQRQAAGLKR
- a CDS encoding DUF4126 family protein; its protein translation is MELPHILMGLCIGIGLSAACGFRVFIPLLSMAIGARWGHLTPSPGFEWVTSDGAILALGVATTAEVAAFYIPWFDHLMDTIATPAALVAGTLATAAVLPDMGPMVKWGLATVAGGGTAGAVQVATVTTRALSTATTGGLGNPIVATGENGGAVVMSIMAIVIPIIAAILVCVVLFFAIRAIVRWWRRRSAARVEAMVVTVANNDTPPNGRM
- a CDS encoding CBS domain-containing protein, translating into MGLRENILRDPISELTLRPVVAMPRSATVRQTIEAMKRQGIGAAIIVDSDGRAAGMFNEKLLIRLLLESPGSLDEPVEKHMTPRLVTVRESDSIAKLLAIMQEFSLRWVCIIDEQGRPTALTGLRGLIEYVVDYFPRQVKVQPIDKNHVSMRTREGA
- a CDS encoding MlaE family lipid ABC transporter permease subunit; translated protein: MILSRIERVGAKLTNTLAGFGRFVIFCVQTVMWLFRDAGNRRRWKLVWPQFYEVGTRSIPVVALTGAFIGMVLAVELYNQFRLIGQETQLGGITGITVVKHLGPVLAAVMLAGRVGGAFAAELGTMAVTEQIDALRVMGAAPVGYLVVPRVIACVIMIPIMTIFSDLLGVLGSWGIVVGSFGVTNHEYWVNAGRFVSLWDINTGLVKSIFFGMSIGLICCYKGFFCTAGAQGVGRATTDAFVTSFVTIIILNFFLAKFANDLYNILFGFVEFSPFG